The Pseudoalteromonas sp. N1230-9 genome segment ATAAGCAAGACCTGAGGCACAAACTTTTATAGACCCCATCAAAAATAACAACAATAGTTCAATTATGATAAATTACCGATATGAAGACTCTGATTTTTCAATAAAACCATAATCTAAAACGTGTTTGAAATTTCGACTAATAAATGCTTTAAAATCGTTTGTATCTGTTAGTAAAGAGCACTTTGAGCCTAAAACAATGCCCTTTAAGCTTCGGGCGGGGAAAGTATGCTCATAGTAAGAAACAATATTCCCGTTAATACATTTAAATTTACTATCTTTGGCGTTGTTAGAGTTATAGATCAGTCTAACTTCTTCTTCTTCACTGAAACTATGATGTTTAAAGAGTAGAGGTGAAGAAAAATAATCTTTACTAGCATTAATCGAATCTAAACTATTGTTACTCTGACTAACAATCATATGACGGATCAATCGTTGAACTAATTTTTTACTATAGCTTTCTTGCTCAGCTTTATCATACATTACATCTCTAATTTCAACTGGAAAACCTAAGTCTCTATTCATTGATGATTCTATCTCACTTCTATCAAAAGCTAGAACAATTCCTTTACCATCATCACCATATGCTCTCCACTGACTAAGCTTATCTCTTTGTTGTGAGAAACAGCAGATATGCGGGAGTAAAGCTGTTGAAATAAAATTTAAAGAAGATGATATTAGTTCACCTATACTTCCTTTACAAAGATCTTGTAAGGTATCAATAAATTCAGGGTTACTCTCCATATCAGGTATCTTACGCAAGTGAGATGTTACAGGGTTTGACTTCTGGTACTTTTCCATAAATTCAATTATATCAAGCGGACTAAGCGTTAATTTATCTAAAGCAGATTTAAGAAGTGTGTCATGAAGCTTCCCCTCAAGACTATCATTAACACCATTTATACTTGTAACCCATAGCGATTGAGTTTCAATTATGCCAAGAAAACCTTGGACTGAAGTATAATGATATATCAAGCCATCTTTATCTATATTCATATAAACCTAAAGGTAATTATCTGTAGTCATTGAGCGAAAGTAACTTTATAGAAACCAGCACCACCCTAAGGTAAGATATAAAGGGAGTGAAGATTGTTCCATACCAAAGCGATGGTAGAGCCGCTATTCCCTCTGGAGGGCTTCGCCAAGCTTTGGCGTCCTTTGGTTTAGGTACTTGTTAGGCAACTACTACTCTTCAACTTCAGTCTCAATTTCATCGTCAAAATCAACGAAAGCTCTATAATGGAATACGTAATCCCCCGCAGGGAGAGCCTTTTGCTTTCCTTTCATGTGAACATTGAAATCTCTAACTGTTCCGCAGCCAAAACTAATATGTATTTCTCTTTCGAGACCATTAAGGTCGACAGGGCCATCAA includes the following:
- a CDS encoding DUF2971 domain-containing protein, producing the protein MNIDKDGLIYHYTSVQGFLGIIETQSLWVTSINGVNDSLEGKLHDTLLKSALDKLTLSPLDIIEFMEKYQKSNPVTSHLRKIPDMESNPEFIDTLQDLCKGSIGELISSSLNFISTALLPHICCFSQQRDKLSQWRAYGDDGKGIVLAFDRSEIESSMNRDLGFPVEIRDVMYDKAEQESYSKKLVQRLIRHMIVSQSNNSLDSINASKDYFSSPLLFKHHSFSEEEEVRLIYNSNNAKDSKFKCINGNIVSYYEHTFPARSLKGIVLGSKCSLLTDTNDFKAFISRNFKHVLDYGFIEKSESSYR